One segment of Candidatus Neomarinimicrobiota bacterium DNA contains the following:
- a CDS encoding cell division protein ZapA, producing MSDIMDGSENYVKVTIYGQEYTIKAPADATYIKNIAEYVDMKMREVQDELATPQVPAKVAILAAMNISDDLFSANQQNEKIKNDVETKISSLIEIVDEAIQH from the coding sequence ATGAGTGATATAATGGACGGAAGTGAAAATTATGTAAAGGTGACTATTTATGGTCAGGAATACACCATCAAGGCACCTGCAGATGCTACCTATATCAAGAATATTGCTGAGTATGTTGATATGAAAATGCGGGAAGTTCAAGACGAATTGGCCACGCCTCAAGTGCCGGCAAAGGTTGCAATTCTTGCAGCTATGAATATATCCGACGATCTATTCTCCGCCAATCAGCAAAATGAAAAGATCAAAAATGATGTTGAAACTAAAATATCTTCTTTGATTGAAATTGTTGACGAAGCAATTCAGCATTAA
- a CDS encoding bifunctional 5,10-methylenetetrahydrofolate dehydrogenase/5,10-methenyltetrahydrofolate cyclohydrolase translates to MDTKILSGKEVSKSVYDSLLDRISVLKSKNITPGLAVILVGEDPASQVYVRNKTRKFHKLGLHSETMQYPADASQNQLISKINELNNDNQYHGILIQLPLPKHIDSDAVLNTVNPKKDVDGFHPYNLGCLAAGKPTFIPCTPKGIMRILEHYKINLSGKHVVVVGRSNIVGRPISILTSLKQHNSNATTTICHSGTQNLIDYTKQADILILALGSPEFLKGDNIKEGAVIIDVGINRVDNDSSKGYKLVGDGEQISLSGKSSALTPVPGGVGPMTIAMLVENTVEAAEQLHH, encoded by the coding sequence TTGGATACAAAAATATTATCCGGCAAAGAGGTCAGTAAATCCGTTTACGATTCACTTTTAGATCGTATATCGGTACTCAAATCAAAAAACATTACACCTGGACTTGCTGTTATTCTCGTTGGTGAAGATCCAGCCTCCCAAGTTTACGTTCGAAATAAAACACGTAAATTCCATAAACTTGGTCTCCATTCAGAAACAATGCAATATCCTGCCGATGCTTCCCAGAATCAATTAATATCTAAAATTAATGAATTAAATAATGATAATCAGTATCATGGCATTTTGATTCAATTGCCATTACCTAAGCATATTGACAGTGACGCTGTATTAAATACTGTTAATCCAAAAAAAGATGTGGATGGATTTCATCCATACAATTTAGGTTGTCTCGCGGCAGGTAAGCCGACTTTTATTCCTTGTACACCCAAAGGTATAATGCGCATTCTTGAACATTATAAAATTAATCTTTCCGGAAAGCACGTTGTTGTTGTGGGTCGTAGCAATATCGTTGGTAGGCCTATTTCAATCCTCACCAGTTTGAAACAGCATAATTCAAATGCAACAACAACAATATGTCATTCAGGCACTCAAAATTTAATCGACTACACGAAACAGGCGGATATCCTAATTTTGGCCTTGGGTTCGCCCGAGTTTTTGAAGGGGGACAATATTAAGGAAGGTGCAGTAATTATTGACGTAGGTATTAACCGCGTAGACAATGATTCTTCCAAAGGATATAAATTAGTCGGCGATGGGGAACAGATCTCCTTGTCGGGAAAATCATCAGCACTGACACCAGTTCCTGGCGGTGTTGGCCCCATGACAATTGCTATGCTGGTTGAAAACACAGTGGAAGCGGCTGAGCAATTACACCATTGA
- a CDS encoding tryptophan 2,3-dioxygenase, which produces MNKEKPYPPQYYQDYLELEKILQSQNLKSDEYGQPAHDEMLFIIIHQVYELWFKQILFELDSVLKIFAKEEINESHVGIVVSRLDRIIEIQKILIDQVHVLETMTPMDFLDFRDFLIPASGFQSVQFRKIENKLGLKTEDRYSYGGANYCTYLHESDRDKVKKTENEKSLFELIESWLERTPFLNWGETSFWDEYEQAVSNMLSDDRRLIETNEKLSDEEKEKHLSEYGKTEASFGVVLNEEQHNKMVDDGNWRLSLQATQAALLIQLYRDQPILLNPYKILTKLADVDELFTTWRYRHALMVSRMIGRKIGTGGSTGSEYLTKTAEKHRIFSDISELTTFLIPRSALPKLPREVEKNLGFHFHVKDK; this is translated from the coding sequence ATGAATAAAGAAAAACCATACCCCCCGCAATATTATCAAGACTATTTAGAGCTTGAAAAAATTCTCCAGAGCCAAAACTTAAAAAGTGATGAATATGGACAGCCAGCCCATGATGAAATGTTATTTATAATTATACATCAAGTATATGAATTGTGGTTCAAGCAAATTCTCTTTGAATTGGATTCTGTTTTGAAGATTTTTGCTAAAGAAGAAATAAACGAATCGCATGTTGGAATTGTTGTGTCTCGCCTCGACCGAATTATAGAAATTCAGAAAATCCTCATCGATCAAGTACATGTTTTGGAAACGATGACACCCATGGATTTTCTTGATTTCAGGGATTTTCTTATACCTGCTTCTGGGTTCCAAAGTGTACAATTCAGAAAGATTGAAAATAAACTAGGACTAAAAACAGAAGATCGTTACAGTTATGGTGGCGCGAATTACTGCACATATCTCCATGAATCGGATAGAGATAAAGTAAAGAAAACTGAGAATGAAAAGTCACTATTTGAATTAATCGAATCCTGGCTTGAAAGAACGCCATTTTTAAATTGGGGTGAAACTTCATTCTGGGATGAGTATGAACAAGCCGTTTCAAATATGTTGAGCGATGATCGTCGTTTGATTGAAACGAATGAAAAGCTTTCAGATGAGGAGAAAGAAAAACATTTATCAGAATATGGTAAAACTGAGGCCTCTTTCGGTGTTGTTTTAAACGAAGAACAGCATAATAAAATGGTAGATGATGGGAACTGGCGATTATCTCTGCAAGCAACACAAGCGGCATTATTGATTCAATTGTACAGAGATCAGCCGATTTTACTCAATCCATATAAAATATTAACAAAATTAGCGGATGTTGATGAATTATTTACCACTTGGCGATATCGACATGCATTGATGGTATCCAGAATGATTGGACGAAAAATTGGGACAGGAGGTTCCACCGGTTCTGAATACTTAACCAAGACAGCAGAAAAACACCGAATATTTAGTGATATAAGCGAATTGACCACTTTCTTGATACCAAGATCGGCTTTGCCAAAACTTCCCCGTGAGGTGGAGAAAAACTTGGGTTTCCACTTCCATGTAAAAGATAAATAA
- a CDS encoding SDR family oxidoreductase, with protein sequence MDLSLRGKRALVCGSTDGIGKATALLLADRGAEIILMARNKQKLAKTCAQLSTEFGQKHSMVCADFNTSTEVKNAISTRLNENIHILVNNSGGPHGGELLNADENEFRIAFERLVIANQIITQAIASKMKKNGYGRIINIISISVNQVIKGLGVSNTIRGAVAQWAKTLALELGPFGITVNNILPGYTSTERLKELSTSKAKELDVTPKEIESGWANNTSLKRLGKPEEIGSAVAFLASSSASYINGYNMAVDGGRIGT encoded by the coding sequence ATGGATCTATCGCTAAGGGGAAAAAGAGCATTAGTCTGTGGCAGCACTGATGGCATTGGAAAAGCAACTGCGCTACTTTTAGCTGATCGTGGCGCTGAAATTATATTGATGGCACGGAATAAACAGAAACTCGCCAAGACTTGCGCCCAGCTTTCGACGGAATTTGGCCAGAAACATTCTATGGTTTGCGCTGATTTCAATACTTCTACTGAAGTGAAAAATGCAATATCTACGCGATTAAATGAAAATATTCACATATTAGTCAATAATTCTGGCGGTCCTCACGGGGGCGAATTATTAAACGCAGATGAAAATGAATTCCGTATAGCTTTTGAAAGGCTGGTAATTGCTAACCAAATTATCACCCAAGCTATTGCGTCAAAAATGAAAAAGAATGGCTATGGACGCATCATCAATATTATTTCAATATCCGTTAACCAAGTAATTAAAGGGCTAGGCGTATCCAATACCATTCGAGGGGCTGTGGCCCAATGGGCAAAAACACTGGCCCTAGAATTAGGTCCATTCGGCATTACAGTCAATAATATTTTACCTGGATATACATCTACAGAAAGATTGAAAGAACTTTCAACTTCAAAAGCCAAAGAATTAGATGTTACTCCGAAAGAGATTGAATCTGGATGGGCTAACAATACTTCTTTGAAACGATTGGGAAAACCGGAAGAAATAGGAAGTGCTGTTGCATTCTTAGCCTCAAGTTCCGCCAGTTATATAAATGGATATAATATGGCAGTAGACGGCGGTCGTATTGGTACATGA
- the kynU gene encoding kynureninase, protein MGELFSKDYANQLDENNPLKYIRDRFHLPKKDGKPVLYFSGNSLGLQPKGVSNSLLEEANNWAKKGADGYFSDWINFHERFLGHFEPIIGGQSHEFMVMNALTVNLHLLMVSFYRPTKMKYKIIIEGGAFPSDQYAVKSQIEFHGLDPNDTLIELKPKEGEYCLSTDDILKTIELNGESTALIMLGGVNYYTGQKYDMEIIAEAGKKVGAFVGYDLAHAAGNVSLNMHDWNVDFAAWCNYKYLNCGPGAPSGIFVHEKHHKWEGARFAGWWSNKIDTRFKMDPNLDPIQNAAGWGISNSPIFSMAPLKNGLEIYREVGMSRFVEVSHQLTGYLESIIRSELPQMSIITPNNPSERGCQISMMVENGKSVYEALVNKNIVCDWREPNVLRIAPTPLYNTYSEAFKFVQILKNILN, encoded by the coding sequence ATGGGTGAACTCTTTTCCAAAGATTATGCCAATCAATTGGACGAGAACAATCCGTTAAAATATATTCGAGACCGGTTTCATCTTCCAAAGAAAGATGGCAAGCCAGTTCTGTATTTTTCTGGAAATTCATTGGGTTTACAACCGAAGGGAGTATCGAATTCCCTCCTTGAGGAAGCGAATAATTGGGCCAAAAAAGGCGCTGATGGATATTTTTCTGATTGGATAAATTTTCACGAGCGCTTCTTAGGACATTTTGAACCGATTATTGGGGGGCAATCCCATGAATTTATGGTCATGAATGCCCTCACTGTAAATCTTCATTTATTGATGGTTTCTTTTTATCGACCAACTAAAATGAAATATAAGATTATAATAGAAGGAGGCGCATTTCCTTCAGATCAATATGCGGTAAAATCTCAAATTGAATTCCATGGATTAGATCCTAATGATACTCTCATTGAGTTAAAACCCAAGGAAGGGGAATATTGTCTAAGTACAGACGATATTCTTAAGACAATTGAATTAAATGGCGAATCCACCGCTTTAATTATGTTGGGTGGTGTGAATTATTATACAGGCCAAAAATACGATATGGAAATAATCGCTGAAGCCGGGAAAAAGGTAGGTGCTTTTGTTGGGTATGATCTTGCTCATGCAGCGGGAAATGTCTCACTTAATATGCATGATTGGAATGTGGATTTTGCTGCGTGGTGTAATTACAAGTATTTGAATTGTGGACCTGGAGCACCCTCAGGAATTTTTGTCCATGAAAAGCATCATAAATGGGAGGGCGCACGATTCGCAGGGTGGTGGAGCAATAAAATTGATACGCGCTTTAAAATGGATCCAAATTTAGATCCCATTCAAAATGCTGCCGGATGGGGTATTAGTAATTCACCCATATTTAGCATGGCGCCCTTAAAAAATGGACTGGAAATATATAGGGAAGTTGGGATGAGTCGATTTGTAGAAGTTAGTCATCAATTGACCGGTTATTTAGAATCTATCATTAGGAGTGAATTGCCCCAAATGTCGATTATAACGCCAAACAATCCGAGTGAGCGAGGCTGTCAAATATCCATGATGGTAGAAAATGGAAAATCTGTTTATGAAGCGTTGGTAAATAAAAATATAGTTTGTGACTGGAGGGAACCTAATGTACTTCGTATTGCGCCTACTCCTTTATACAATACCTATTCTGAAGCGTTTAAATTTGTCCAGATTTTAAAAAATATTTTGAATTAG
- a CDS encoding divalent-cation tolerance protein CutA: MKPVIIYSTTSSREEAQKIGSYLVGNKLAACVNIIPNIESIYEWENKICRESEFLLMIKTDAKFKDDIEKVIDELHSYDIPEMIIVSIEDGSSKYMNWMNQNLRKNINE; encoded by the coding sequence ATGAAACCGGTTATAATTTATTCAACCACAAGCAGCAGGGAAGAGGCGCAAAAGATTGGAAGTTATTTGGTAGGAAATAAATTAGCTGCATGTGTTAATATTATTCCAAATATTGAGTCAATTTACGAGTGGGAAAACAAGATATGCCGAGAATCGGAATTTCTTCTCATGATTAAAACTGATGCCAAATTTAAAGATGATATTGAAAAAGTAATTGACGAACTTCACTCCTACGATATTCCAGAAATGATTATTGTTAGTATTGAGGATGGAAGTTCAAAATATATGAATTGGATGAATCAAAACTTGCGAAAAAATATTAATGAATAA
- a CDS encoding potassium channel protein has protein sequence MNKLFSGKRLKYMIYFGALVTIGSAGFYSIGGAEWTIVDSIYMTIITLSTVGYGEVHQLTDLGKIWTVLVIVFGVSGFAVIIYELGAELIQINTSRSRSMLKKISKLKNHYIICGYGRMGAVIAGEFHKKKIPFVVVELNETKVTTINELGYTYIHGDATFDDTLIDAGIEGSKGVVVVLDNDQDNLFVTMSARNLNQEAYLISRCSINDTGKKLKRAGANKVVNPYITGGHRMAELLITPYMEDTVSLETQDDMAIDFSIEEFSIEHLNTLNGKSIGESKLRENYELLIVGIIDEKGNSTLNPGSETILSSEKKIMIIGSSENLTRFKDNLHN, from the coding sequence ATGAATAAATTGTTCAGCGGAAAACGATTGAAGTATATGATTTATTTTGGTGCTTTGGTTACCATCGGTTCAGCTGGATTCTATTCAATAGGTGGAGCAGAATGGACTATTGTAGACAGCATTTATATGACGATCATTACACTTTCAACTGTGGGCTATGGGGAAGTTCATCAATTAACCGATTTGGGAAAAATATGGACCGTTTTAGTTATAGTATTCGGTGTCAGCGGATTTGCAGTCATTATATATGAACTGGGCGCCGAATTAATTCAAATTAATACTTCAAGGAGCCGAAGCATGTTAAAGAAAATTTCAAAATTGAAAAACCACTATATCATTTGCGGTTACGGTAGAATGGGCGCCGTTATTGCAGGAGAGTTTCATAAAAAGAAAATTCCTTTTGTTGTCGTAGAATTAAACGAAACTAAAGTTACCACAATTAATGAATTGGGATATACTTACATCCATGGTGATGCCACTTTTGATGATACACTTATAGATGCGGGTATTGAGGGATCCAAAGGTGTTGTTGTTGTTTTAGATAACGACCAAGACAATTTGTTCGTAACTATGTCTGCTCGAAACCTCAACCAGGAAGCATATTTAATCAGCCGATGTTCCATAAACGATACTGGAAAAAAGCTAAAGCGAGCTGGGGCCAATAAAGTTGTTAATCCATATATAACAGGTGGTCACAGAATGGCAGAATTATTAATCACCCCTTATATGGAAGATACGGTTTCTCTTGAAACTCAAGATGATATGGCTATAGATTTTTCAATTGAAGAATTTTCGATTGAACATTTAAATACATTGAATGGAAAGTCAATTGGAGAATCAAAATTAAGAGAGAATTACGAATTATTAATTGTGGGTATCATCGATGAAAAAGGCAATTCTACATTAAATCCTGGATCGGAGACTATATTGTCGTCAGAAAAGAAAATTATGATAATTGGATCCAGTGAAAATTTAACGCGCTTCAAAGACAATCTCCACAATTGA
- a CDS encoding leucine--tRNA ligase, which produces MAYDHKKIENKWQKYWEENQTFRAEDISEKPKYYILDMFPYPSGAGLHVGHPLGYIATDIIARYKRHKGFNVLHPMGWDAFGLPAEQYAIKTGTHPSITTKTNIQNFRRQIKMLGFSYDWEREINTTDTGYVKWTQWIFLQLFKKGLAYEAKVPVNWCPELKAVLANEEVIDGKSEIGGHPVIRVPMRQWMFKITEYAESLLSGLDDLDWPHSVKELQRNWIGRSEGANVHFLIPSIKEKLTVFTTRPDTLFGATYMVMAPEHPLVTQLVSKDQKSDVQKYIEEAAKKSDLDRTELNKEKTGVYLGANAINPVNGEEIQIWISDYVIMSYGTGAIMAVPGQDQRDWDFAKEFDLPIIRTVETPDDFVGEAYTGEGIAINSDFLNGLNIDDAKSKMIDWLGEGDLGEKAIQFKLRDWLFSRQRYWGEPIPIIHQNGQIVPLDESELPLELPEVEKYEPAGTGESPLANVTDWVEVKDESGNIIGLRETNTMPQWAGSCWYFLRYIDPHNNDNAWASEKEKYWMPVDLYIGGAEHAVLHLLYSRFWHHVLYDLGFVSTKEPFKKLFNQGMILGQDGSKMSKSRGNVVNPDETVEKFGADSMRIYEMFMGPLDKAKPWSTTGLQGCFRFINKLWNILVTDEGSLSHNITDEAPSKDTLRLLNSMIKRVSENLDKLQFNTCVSEFMIFTNHLQKLDTINQNVLKTFIKILNPFMPHISSELWVLIGKDRELTFEEWPVYDSALIQSDTIKLAVQINGKRRDEIEVALDADELTILKIAKKSEKVLNFISGKELVKEIYVKGRLVNLVVR; this is translated from the coding sequence ATGGCATACGATCATAAAAAGATAGAAAATAAATGGCAGAAATATTGGGAGGAAAATCAAACCTTTCGTGCAGAAGATATTTCTGAGAAGCCCAAATACTATATATTGGATATGTTTCCATATCCTTCTGGAGCGGGACTTCACGTGGGACATCCATTGGGCTATATCGCAACAGATATTATCGCGCGATATAAACGCCATAAGGGATTTAATGTGCTTCATCCTATGGGGTGGGATGCATTTGGATTGCCTGCAGAACAATATGCCATAAAAACGGGAACTCACCCATCAATTACCACAAAAACAAATATTCAGAACTTTCGACGCCAAATCAAAATGTTAGGATTCTCTTATGATTGGGAAAGAGAAATCAATACCACAGATACTGGTTATGTTAAATGGACCCAATGGATATTCCTTCAACTTTTCAAAAAGGGCTTAGCGTACGAAGCAAAGGTTCCGGTTAACTGGTGCCCCGAATTAAAGGCAGTATTAGCAAACGAAGAAGTTATCGATGGAAAATCAGAAATTGGAGGCCATCCTGTAATTCGTGTCCCTATGCGCCAATGGATGTTCAAGATTACGGAATATGCAGAATCGTTACTATCCGGTCTGGATGATCTTGATTGGCCTCATAGCGTAAAAGAGCTTCAGCGTAATTGGATAGGTCGCTCAGAAGGAGCGAATGTCCATTTCCTCATTCCATCTATTAAAGAAAAACTGACTGTTTTTACTACCAGACCTGACACTTTATTTGGTGCTACATACATGGTTATGGCACCTGAGCATCCTCTGGTTACTCAACTCGTTTCAAAAGATCAGAAATCTGATGTACAGAAATATATTGAAGAAGCTGCCAAAAAATCTGATTTAGATCGCACAGAACTCAACAAAGAAAAAACTGGAGTCTATTTAGGTGCGAATGCGATCAATCCTGTCAATGGTGAAGAGATTCAGATTTGGATTTCTGATTATGTGATAATGAGCTATGGTACCGGTGCAATTATGGCGGTCCCAGGACAGGATCAGCGCGATTGGGACTTTGCAAAAGAATTTGATCTCCCGATCATTCGCACAGTAGAAACACCGGATGACTTTGTTGGCGAAGCTTATACGGGCGAAGGGATTGCTATTAATAGCGATTTTTTAAACGGATTAAATATTGATGATGCAAAATCAAAAATGATTGATTGGTTAGGGGAGGGGGATCTCGGGGAAAAAGCGATTCAATTCAAGCTTCGGGATTGGCTGTTTTCTCGTCAACGGTATTGGGGAGAACCAATTCCAATCATTCACCAAAATGGACAAATAGTTCCACTGGATGAATCTGAATTGCCCTTAGAACTTCCTGAAGTAGAAAAGTATGAACCTGCTGGCACTGGCGAATCTCCACTGGCGAATGTTACAGATTGGGTCGAGGTAAAGGACGAATCTGGCAATATCATAGGACTAAGAGAGACCAATACCATGCCCCAATGGGCGGGCTCTTGTTGGTACTTTTTAAGGTATATAGATCCACATAATAATGACAATGCGTGGGCTTCTGAGAAGGAAAAATATTGGATGCCAGTTGATTTATACATTGGTGGCGCTGAGCACGCTGTTCTTCATTTGTTATATTCCCGTTTTTGGCATCACGTTTTATATGATTTAGGGTTCGTATCCACCAAAGAGCCATTCAAAAAATTGTTTAACCAAGGCATGATCCTCGGTCAGGATGGGTCAAAAATGAGCAAATCACGAGGAAATGTTGTAAATCCCGATGAAACTGTTGAAAAATTTGGCGCCGATTCAATGCGTATATATGAAATGTTTATGGGTCCGTTAGATAAAGCAAAACCATGGAGCACAACAGGATTGCAAGGGTGCTTTCGTTTTATCAACAAACTTTGGAATATCTTAGTAACTGATGAAGGATCGCTGTCCCATAATATTACTGACGAGGCGCCATCAAAGGACACTTTACGATTACTAAATAGCATGATTAAGCGCGTCTCAGAAAACCTTGACAAACTTCAGTTTAATACTTGTGTTTCTGAATTCATGATTTTTACTAATCATTTACAAAAATTGGATACTATTAATCAAAATGTATTAAAAACCTTTATAAAAATCTTAAATCCGTTTATGCCGCATATATCTTCGGAACTGTGGGTGTTAATTGGAAAAGATCGTGAATTAACTTTTGAAGAATGGCCTGTATATGATTCAGCACTAATACAATCTGACACTATAAAATTAGCTGTTCAAATTAATGGGAAACGCCGCGATGAAATTGAGGTGGCATTAGATGCAGATGAATTAACAATTTTAAAAATTGCCAAAAAATCTGAAAAGGTACTTAATTTTATTAGTGGAAAAGAATTAGTCAAAGAAATATACGTAAAAGGGAGGTTGGTTAATTTAGTTGTGAGATAA
- a CDS encoding DedA family protein — MNLVRNLYDWVLKWSESKYGAAALFVMAFAEASFFPIPPDVLLIALALGSRSKALKFGIICSVGSVFGAMLGFGIGHYLWWENAGQFSFLAQFFFNAIPGFTHDIFYSIQNKFDIWNFWVIFTAGFTPIPFKVFTISAGAFNINFPLFIIASTISRTARFLIVSGLIWRFGEPISGFIDKYFNKLAILFTIFLIGGFLLIKYLV, encoded by the coding sequence ATGAATTTGGTTCGTAATTTATATGATTGGGTGCTAAAATGGTCTGAATCTAAATATGGAGCAGCCGCTCTTTTTGTTATGGCTTTCGCTGAAGCATCATTTTTCCCAATTCCACCAGATGTCCTATTAATTGCATTGGCGTTAGGTTCTAGGTCTAAAGCGCTTAAATTTGGTATTATTTGTTCGGTTGGATCTGTTTTTGGTGCAATGCTTGGTTTCGGAATTGGGCATTATTTATGGTGGGAAAATGCTGGCCAATTCTCATTTTTGGCCCAATTCTTTTTTAATGCAATCCCGGGATTCACTCATGATATTTTTTATTCAATTCAAAATAAGTTCGATATATGGAATTTTTGGGTCATTTTTACAGCTGGTTTTACCCCCATACCATTTAAAGTATTTACCATATCTGCAGGGGCGTTTAATATTAATTTTCCATTGTTTATAATTGCATCCACAATTAGTCGCACTGCGCGCTTTTTGATTGTGAGTGGATTAATATGGAGATTTGGCGAACCCATTAGCGGATTTATTGATAAATATTTCAATAAATTAGCAATATTATTTACGATATTTTTGATTGGTGGCTTCTTATTAATCAAATACTTGGTTTAA
- a CDS encoding DUF2914 domain-containing protein: MIVLIVVALWQKLKQAAAAIGGIYIIYLFFIVWASDSSNEIKSENIQKELGEFQEDFDTIGFVKDALTEVLENNEPEPITPEEEKVLIPKKNSDLIVFNEIEIDLIEENPKKGGSTPISNLENTIKVISFQLGRNLVNRELVDIDSVFSVEDERVYFMTKIENMNDSKIVYHKWYHGDILRSKVKMEIGWSYSWRTWSYISVSPNRYGNWKVVVEDSLGTRYDSLSFNILNDLNN, encoded by the coding sequence ATGATTGTTTTGATTGTTGTGGCCCTTTGGCAAAAACTAAAGCAGGCAGCTGCAGCAATCGGCGGTATTTATATTATATATTTATTTTTTATAGTTTGGGCATCAGATTCATCCAATGAAATTAAAAGTGAAAACATTCAAAAAGAGTTGGGAGAATTTCAAGAAGACTTTGATACGATAGGTTTCGTCAAAGATGCATTAACTGAAGTATTAGAAAACAATGAACCAGAACCAATTACTCCAGAAGAAGAGAAAGTTTTAATTCCGAAGAAAAACAGTGATCTAATAGTATTTAATGAAATAGAAATAGACCTTATTGAGGAAAATCCAAAAAAAGGAGGATCTACCCCAATCTCAAATTTAGAAAATACTATAAAGGTCATTTCGTTTCAATTGGGTAGAAATCTAGTCAATCGCGAATTAGTCGACATTGATTCAGTGTTTTCTGTAGAAGATGAGCGTGTTTATTTTATGACAAAAATTGAAAATATGAATGATTCAAAAATAGTTTATCACAAGTGGTATCATGGGGATATTCTTCGATCAAAAGTTAAAATGGAGATCGGCTGGTCATATAGCTGGCGTACTTGGAGTTACATATCCGTAAGTCCTAATAGATACGGAAATTGGAAGGTTGTTGTTGAAGATTCTTTGGGCACTAGGTATGATTCCCTGTCCTTTAATATTTTAAATGATCTTAATAATTAA
- a CDS encoding FKBP-type peptidyl-prolyl cis-trans isomerase: MKHILAIFAIGLIFISCTSEKSIEQKINQRLESHLDSVSYAIGLDVAMRLEQQFMDIDYKMLSLGITDHYGKNELFLTDKERISVIKKYNDITLPKYRMDLEKLNTLEGGKFMDANAKKDGVLDHKSGIQYKILTPADGPKPNPSNYVKIHYVGKLIDGTTFDSSYDRGEPAVFPVDRVVPGFSQGLQLMSPGAKYQIFIPGHLGYGQNDGPGGPMAFMIFQVEMLEILEPPVDQK; encoded by the coding sequence ATGAAACACATTCTTGCAATTTTTGCAATTGGACTTATTTTTATTTCTTGTACATCAGAAAAATCTATAGAGCAGAAAATAAACCAGAGGCTGGAGAGTCATCTTGATTCTGTCAGTTATGCCATAGGTCTGGATGTTGCTATGCGCTTAGAACAACAATTTATGGATATTGACTATAAAATGTTATCTCTTGGAATTACTGATCATTATGGAAAGAATGAGCTGTTTTTGACAGATAAAGAACGTATATCGGTTATAAAAAAATATAATGATATAACTTTACCAAAATATCGAATGGATCTTGAAAAGCTTAACACGCTCGAAGGCGGAAAATTTATGGACGCCAATGCTAAGAAAGATGGTGTTCTTGATCATAAAAGCGGTATTCAATATAAAATACTCACCCCAGCTGATGGTCCCAAACCAAATCCGTCCAATTACGTAAAAATTCATTACGTAGGTAAATTAATTGATGGAACTACATTTGATAGTTCTTATGATCGCGGTGAGCCTGCGGTCTTTCCCGTAGATCGCGTAGTACCTGGGTTTTCTCAGGGATTACAACTCATGAGCCCTGGTGCTAAATATCAGATCTTTATCCCTGGCCACCTTGGCTATGGTCAAAATGATGGACCTGGTGGCCCGATGGCATTTATGATTTTTCAGGTTGAAATGCTTGAGATTTTAGAACCACCAGTAGATCAAAAATAA
- a CDS encoding MerR family transcriptional regulator has protein sequence MDQQTQSIKKLYYSIGEVSKVAELKQYVLRYWETEFKQLSPSKNKAGNRTYRQKDIDLILRIKDLLYIKKFTIEGARNMLNKEGSLEDASLVEDSSNTIDIDLMIKIRSELKSIIEDLHK, from the coding sequence ATGGACCAACAAACACAATCTATAAAAAAATTATATTATTCCATTGGGGAAGTAAGTAAAGTTGCGGAGTTAAAGCAATACGTTCTACGTTACTGGGAAACCGAATTCAAACAATTAAGCCCATCTAAAAACAAGGCGGGAAATAGGACGTATCGGCAAAAAGATATCGACCTGATTTTGAGAATTAAAGATTTGCTTTATATTAAAAAATTTACCATCGAAGGTGCACGAAACATGCTCAATAAAGAGGGCAGCCTTGAAGATGCGTCTTTAGTTGAAGATTCTTCTAATACGATTGATATAGATTTGATGATTAAAATTCGAAGTGAATTAAAATCAATAATAGAAGATTTGCATAAATAA